The following proteins come from a genomic window of Dermacentor albipictus isolate Rhodes 1998 colony chromosome 8, USDA_Dalb.pri_finalv2, whole genome shotgun sequence:
- the LOC135914276 gene encoding uncharacterized protein isoform X2: MASQSMSLVHRVLMVLLLAGQDSVLAKDYITKCEEPCGGSLDVMCEVGCNCVFYQDLTMGVCRSDMSSDNILYYDDETNNSTSERNTSLRARSDSSKSLISLPVILIGRLDLTAVGL; the protein is encoded by the exons ATGGCTTCTCAATCCATGTCGTTGGTGCACCGTGTGCTGATGGTCCTGCTGCTGGCGGGGCAGGACAGCGTACTGGCCAAGGACTACATTACCAAATGCGAGGAGCCGTGCGGCGGCAGCCTTGATGTCATGTGCGAGGTCGGATGTAACTGCGTCTTCTACCAGGACCTCACTATGGGCGTCTGCCGGTCAGACATGTCCAGCGACAACATACTGTATTATG ACGACGAGACGAACAACAGCACTTCTGAACGCA ACACATCTTTAAGAGCCCGGAGTGATTCTTCGAAGTCGTTAATTTCGCTTCCCGTG ATCTTGATAGGGAGGCTTGACCTAACGGCCGTCGGTCTTTGA
- the LOC135914276 gene encoding uncharacterized protein isoform X3, giving the protein MASQSMSLVHRVLMVLLLAGQDSVLAKDYITKCEEPCGGSLDVMCEVGCNCVFYQDLTMGVCRSDMSSDNILYYDDETNNSTSERNLDREA; this is encoded by the exons ATGGCTTCTCAATCCATGTCGTTGGTGCACCGTGTGCTGATGGTCCTGCTGCTGGCGGGGCAGGACAGCGTACTGGCCAAGGACTACATTACCAAATGCGAGGAGCCGTGCGGCGGCAGCCTTGATGTCATGTGCGAGGTCGGATGTAACTGCGTCTTCTACCAGGACCTCACTATGGGCGTCTGCCGGTCAGACATGTCCAGCGACAACATACTGTATTATG ACGACGAGACGAACAACAGCACTTCTGAACGCA ATCTTGATAGGGAGGCTTGA
- the LOC135914276 gene encoding uncharacterized protein isoform X1, whose protein sequence is MASQSMSLVHRVLMVLLLAGQDSVLAKDYITKCEEPCGGSLDVMCEVGCNCVFYQDLTMGVCRSDMSSDNILYYDDETNNSTSERKLGLALLRSGRLTAAPGLMAVDHCDRGRKKESVKTSVGNTRRNIPLKNPPQEQKNTITRAQ, encoded by the exons ATGGCTTCTCAATCCATGTCGTTGGTGCACCGTGTGCTGATGGTCCTGCTGCTGGCGGGGCAGGACAGCGTACTGGCCAAGGACTACATTACCAAATGCGAGGAGCCGTGCGGCGGCAGCCTTGATGTCATGTGCGAGGTCGGATGTAACTGCGTCTTCTACCAGGACCTCACTATGGGCGTCTGCCGGTCAGACATGTCCAGCGACAACATACTGTATTATG ACGACGAGACGAACAACAGCACTTCTGAACGCA AACTAGGCCTAGCTCTTCTTCGCAGTGGACGCTTGACAGCAGCTCCAGGACTGATGGCAGTCGACCATTGCGATAGAGGACGGAAGAAAGAGTCGGTGAAAACCTCCGTGGGAAATACAAGGAGGAATATTCCCCTAAAGAATCCGCCCCAGGAGCAGAAGAAcacaattactagagctcaataa